The following nucleotide sequence is from uncultured Campylobacter sp..
AGCTAGACAACAAACACGTGATTTTATGCCATATCGCGGGCAAGATGCGGATGCACTACATCAAGATAATGCCGGGCGATCGCGTAAAAGTCGAGCTGACCCCTTACAGCCTCGATAAAGGCAGGATCACCTACCGCTATAAGTAAGGATAAAGTTAAATTTAGATATACTCGCGATTTTGCGACTAAACTGTAGGAAGAAGTGTTTTCAAAATCCCCACTATTTTGAAAACAGTTGGTTTGATACTTTCGCTTTTGAAATTTCATTAAACCTAGGTGCAGTTTGCATTTAAAGTGGAGAAAATTTTAGGAGAGTGGAATGAAAGTTCGTCCATCCGTTAAGAAAATGTGCGACAAATGTAAAATTGTCAAGCGCAAAGGTGTTGTTCACGTTATTTGTGAAAATCCAAAACATAAACAAAGACAAGGATAAGTTATGGCTCGTATCGCAGGTGTAGATCTACCAAAGAAAAAAAGGATTGAATACGGACTAACTTATATCTACGGTATAGGTTTATTTACGTCGAGAAAAATTCTCGATGCGGCAGGAATTTCTTATGACAAAAGAGTCGCCGATCTGAGCGAAGATGAAGCCGCCGCTATCAGAAAAGAGATCCAAGAGCACTATATGGTCGAAGGCGATCTTCGCAAACAAGTGGCTATGGATATAAAAGCGCTTATGGACTTGGGCGGCTATCGCGGCTTAAGACACAGAAAGGGCCTTCCGGTTCGCGGTCAAAAAACAAAAACGAACGCCAGAACCAGAAAAGGCAAACGCAAAACCGTCGGCGCGGCAGCTAAATAAGGATTGAGATATGGCACAAAAAAAAGTAGTTAAGAAAAAAACCGTCAGAAAAAATAT
It contains:
- the infA gene encoding translation initiation factor IF-1; the protein is MAKDDVIEIDGNVIEALPNATFKVELDNKHVILCHIAGKMRMHYIKIMPGDRVKVELTPYSLDKGRITYRYK
- the rpmJ gene encoding 50S ribosomal protein L36 — its product is MKVRPSVKKMCDKCKIVKRKGVVHVICENPKHKQRQG
- the rpsM gene encoding 30S ribosomal protein S13, which codes for MARIAGVDLPKKKRIEYGLTYIYGIGLFTSRKILDAAGISYDKRVADLSEDEAAAIRKEIQEHYMVEGDLRKQVAMDIKALMDLGGYRGLRHRKGLPVRGQKTKTNARTRKGKRKTVGAAAK